In Nitrospira sp., one DNA window encodes the following:
- a CDS encoding HAD-IIB family hydrolase codes for MRFLALAADYDGTLATDGRVGETTIAALKRLISSGRKLVLVTGRVLPELLDVFPEIDLCERVVAENGAVLYRPATKDMHLLGASPPPRFIEELQRRGVRHLSVGQVVVATRTPYETVVLDVIRDLGLELRIVFNKGAVMVLPTNVDKASGLAAVLDELELSPHNIVAVGDGENDHALLRLPHYAVTVANAVPMLKEAADLVTTGDHGTGVEELIADLVDHDLDPAAFSPPRHRIPLGLREDGQEVSIAPFGRNLLIAGTSGSGKSTLATGFLERLNGGGYQFCIIDPEGDYEGFADAIVFGSAERGPSVNEILTALAKPGNPVVVNLVGLPLQDRPSFFLELLPRLQELRTKTGRPHWLLVDETHHQMPVDRDATTLVQAQNLSEMIYVTVHPDQIERSVVGTADMIIALGEAPARTIIGFCEAIGEAAPTVEETKLLPGEALVWERLGGGGPYKMRITPGEAERRRHRRKYAEGALPADRSFYFRGPTGALNLRAQNLILFAQLADGVDEATWAHHLRRGDYSRWFEESIKDDALAEAARHIERQSQLSADEGRKLMRAAIEAHYTMPARE; via the coding sequence GTGCGTTTTCTCGCATTGGCAGCCGACTATGACGGCACCTTGGCGACCGACGGCCGCGTGGGAGAGACCACGATTGCCGCGTTGAAGCGATTGATATCCTCCGGACGAAAGCTGGTGCTCGTCACCGGCCGGGTTCTCCCGGAATTGCTCGACGTCTTTCCTGAGATCGACCTCTGCGAGCGAGTCGTCGCAGAAAACGGCGCGGTGCTCTACCGGCCGGCGACGAAAGATATGCATCTGCTCGGCGCCTCGCCTCCGCCCAGGTTCATCGAGGAACTGCAGCGGCGCGGAGTGCGTCACCTGTCGGTCGGGCAGGTGGTGGTCGCAACCAGAACTCCCTATGAAACGGTCGTGCTGGATGTCATTCGCGATCTGGGGCTCGAATTGCGGATCGTGTTCAACAAAGGCGCGGTCATGGTCCTGCCGACCAATGTTGATAAGGCCTCAGGTCTGGCTGCGGTCCTCGACGAATTGGAGCTTTCCCCCCACAACATCGTGGCGGTGGGGGACGGGGAGAACGACCACGCGCTGCTCCGATTGCCGCACTATGCCGTGACGGTCGCCAACGCGGTGCCGATGCTGAAGGAGGCAGCGGATCTGGTCACCACCGGCGATCATGGAACCGGTGTCGAAGAATTGATCGCTGATCTCGTCGATCATGATCTCGACCCGGCCGCTTTCTCGCCCCCGCGCCACCGCATTCCGTTGGGCCTGCGCGAAGACGGACAGGAGGTGTCGATCGCGCCGTTCGGTCGAAATCTACTCATCGCCGGTACGTCTGGAAGCGGGAAATCCACACTCGCGACTGGGTTTCTTGAACGGCTGAACGGAGGCGGTTATCAATTCTGCATCATTGATCCGGAAGGCGATTACGAAGGCTTTGCCGACGCGATCGTCTTCGGCAGCGCGGAGCGGGGACCTAGCGTCAATGAAATTCTGACCGCACTGGCAAAGCCAGGCAACCCTGTCGTGGTCAATCTCGTCGGCCTCCCGCTCCAAGACCGGCCGAGCTTTTTTCTCGAATTGCTTCCACGCCTACAAGAGTTGCGGACGAAGACTGGCCGGCCCCATTGGCTGCTGGTCGATGAAACCCATCACCAGATGCCGGTCGATAGGGATGCCACCACCCTCGTGCAGGCGCAGAACCTCTCTGAGATGATCTATGTGACGGTGCATCCGGATCAGATCGAACGGTCGGTGGTCGGCACAGCCGATATGATCATCGCGCTGGGAGAAGCGCCTGCCAGGACGATCATCGGATTCTGTGAGGCGATCGGCGAGGCGGCGCCGACGGTGGAAGAGACCAAACTACTCCCCGGCGAAGCGTTGGTATGGGAACGGCTCGGCGGAGGGGGGCCCTACAAGATGCGCATCACGCCCGGTGAGGCGGAGCGGCGTCGGCATCGTCGCAAATATGCCGAGGGAGCGCTGCCGGCGGATCGCAGTTTCTATTTCAGAGGTCCCACCGGCGCGCTCAATTTACGGGCTCAGAATCTCATTCTATTCGCGCAGCTCGCCGACGGCGTGGATGAGGCCACCTGGGCGCACCACCTGCGCCGCGGCGATTATTCGCGCTGGTTTGAGGAATCGATCAAGGACGATGCGCTCGCCGAAGCGGCCCGACACATCGAGCGGCAATCCCAATTGTCCGCAGACGAAGGTCGCAAGCTGATGCGGGCCGCCATCGAAGCACATTACACCATGCCGGCTAGGGAATGA
- a CDS encoding glucose 1-dehydrogenase, giving the protein MAQAQRPPQTQDRRPGLESAMTPRPKSEDQKHHGAGKLRGKAAIITGGDSGIGRAVAIAFAREGADVAILYLDEHDDAQDTAKLVEKEGRRAALFAGDVGDPAWCRTAVAHVIETFGHLDILVNNAAEQHPQDDIEKISPEQLARTFQTNIFSFFYVTQAALRHLREGSAIINTTSVTAYKGSAHLLDYSSTKGAIVSFTRSLSQALAERKVRVNAVAPGPVWTPLIPSTFPADKVATFGSDVPLKRAGQPEEIAPSYVFLASEDASYMTGQILHPNGGIVVNG; this is encoded by the coding sequence ATGGCACAGGCACAACGGCCCCCGCAGACACAGGATCGGCGTCCCGGCCTGGAATCGGCGATGACGCCTCGACCGAAATCCGAGGATCAAAAACACCACGGCGCCGGAAAATTGCGTGGAAAGGCAGCCATCATCACCGGCGGCGACAGCGGGATCGGCCGGGCCGTCGCCATCGCCTTTGCCAGAGAAGGCGCGGACGTGGCGATCCTCTACTTGGACGAGCACGACGACGCCCAGGACACCGCGAAACTGGTCGAAAAAGAAGGCCGGCGGGCGGCGCTATTTGCCGGCGATGTGGGTGACCCTGCGTGGTGTCGCACGGCGGTCGCTCACGTCATCGAGACATTCGGCCACCTAGATATTCTGGTGAACAACGCGGCCGAACAACACCCGCAGGACGACATCGAGAAGATCAGCCCTGAGCAACTCGCCCGCACATTCCAGACCAATATCTTCTCATTTTTCTACGTGACCCAAGCCGCGCTGAGACATCTCCGCGAGGGATCGGCCATCATCAACACCACCTCGGTGACGGCCTACAAGGGCAGCGCGCATCTCCTGGACTATTCATCCACGAAGGGCGCCATCGTGTCGTTTACGCGCTCCTTATCCCAAGCCCTGGCAGAACGCAAGGTCCGAGTGAATGCCGTAGCGCCGGGACCGGTGTGGACACCGCTCATCCCGTCGACGTTTCCTGCCGACAAGGTTGCCACGTTCGGCTCCGATGTCCCGCTGAAACGCGCGGGACAACCGGAGGAGATCGCGCCGAGCTATGTCTTCCTGGCGTCGGAAGACGCCTCCTACATGACCGGGCAAATCTTGCATCCCAACGGAGGCATTGTCGTGAACGGATGA
- a CDS encoding sigma-54-dependent Fis family transcriptional regulator gives MEHSHILIVDDNVETLFLLQELLSKEGYDIATAPHAQAALEQVHQRQPDLIVSDISMPDMDGLALLAELRAQQQDMPVILMTAFGSLKTAVDGLKAGAFDYLSKPFIIDEVRLVTRRALEHTRLLRRTEAGNEQALNGYRFDDLVGSSPAMVNVYKSIARVAQRDSTVLLQGESGTGKELIARAIHANSARSNGPFVTVDGGALAETLLESELFGHERGAFTGAVASKKGLLERAHQGTCFLDEVADLSPALQAKLLRMLQNHEIRRVGSTSSMTIDSRIIAASKRRLDSLVKAGTFREDLYYRMNVVSIDIPPLRERTEDIPLLAQFFVQKYGGSKDSPVLAVSPDAMHLLERYWWPGNVRELEHAIERAVALTPHTVICPEDLPDGVRNATVQTVAQAQGWVTLANLEREHIIRVLESHDRDLGRASLILGIHRKTLLRKLRLYGVAAQFGVT, from the coding sequence TTGGAGCATTCCCACATCCTCATCGTTGACGACAATGTGGAAACGTTGTTCCTTCTGCAGGAACTCTTGTCCAAAGAAGGGTATGACATTGCCACTGCTCCCCACGCCCAGGCGGCGCTGGAGCAGGTGCATCAGCGTCAGCCGGATCTCATTGTGAGCGATATCAGCATGCCCGACATGGACGGGCTGGCATTGTTGGCGGAGCTCCGTGCACAGCAACAAGATATGCCCGTCATCCTCATGACCGCTTTCGGGTCGCTGAAGACCGCCGTCGATGGCCTCAAGGCAGGCGCGTTCGATTACCTCAGCAAACCGTTCATCATCGACGAAGTGCGCCTCGTGACACGCCGCGCGCTGGAACACACGCGTCTCCTCCGACGGACCGAGGCTGGCAACGAACAGGCCCTGAACGGCTATCGATTCGACGATCTTGTGGGCAGCAGTCCCGCAATGGTGAACGTCTACAAGTCCATTGCGCGCGTGGCGCAGCGAGACAGCACCGTATTGCTGCAGGGTGAAAGCGGGACCGGCAAGGAATTGATTGCCCGGGCCATCCACGCCAACAGCGCGAGAAGCAACGGGCCCTTCGTCACCGTGGACGGCGGCGCACTTGCCGAAACGTTGTTGGAATCCGAATTATTCGGCCACGAACGCGGAGCCTTCACCGGCGCCGTGGCCTCAAAAAAGGGCCTGCTCGAACGAGCCCATCAGGGTACCTGTTTCCTCGACGAGGTCGCCGATCTGTCGCCCGCGCTTCAGGCCAAACTGCTGCGCATGTTACAGAATCACGAAATCCGTCGAGTCGGCAGCACAAGCTCCATGACAATCGATTCCCGCATCATCGCCGCATCCAAACGGCGCCTGGACTCGCTCGTCAAGGCCGGGACCTTCCGCGAAGATCTCTACTACCGCATGAACGTCGTGTCCATCGACATTCCTCCGTTGCGTGAACGGACGGAAGATATTCCATTGCTCGCGCAATTTTTTGTCCAGAAATACGGCGGCTCCAAAGACAGCCCCGTCCTCGCGGTGTCCCCGGATGCGATGCACCTGCTAGAGCGCTATTGGTGGCCGGGCAATGTGCGCGAGCTGGAGCATGCCATCGAACGCGCCGTCGCCCTCACTCCCCACACGGTCATCTGCCCGGAAGACTTACCCGACGGCGTGAGGAACGCCACGGTACAAACCGTCGCACAGGCGCAGGGCTGGGTCACGCTCGCCAACCTGGAACGCGAACATATCATCCGGGTGCTGGAGTCGCATGACCGCGACCTGGGACGCGCGTCGCTGATTCTCGGCATCCACCGGAAAACCCTTCTGCGAAAGCTCCGACTCTACGGAGTCGCGGCTCAATTCGGCGTAACCTGA
- a CDS encoding response regulator has translation MDVDRRQDKAPLDFLVSGGDMATRIGTYEWSAHPLGLPHQWPHSLKLAVRIMLTSRYAMWMGWGSEFYFFCNDAYLPTVGIKADWVLGASARRVWAEIWDDIGPRAESVVRTGCATWDQSLPLFLERSGMAEETYHTFSYSPLPDDDGAIGGMLCVVTEDTERVIGERRLTLLRELAADLTGINSERELFAAIEHRLIRAGQDLPFTVTYLLDPKQAQADLACSSGVMAGEPTAPDRLPLHVDGAWPIGQQMTNGEPVIVEDLASRFTSVPAGPWNKAPRQAVVIPLMQQGQDQQAGWLIAGLNPYRPFDQAYRGFLMLLAGQVSAGLSNARSYEQERQRAEALAELDRAKTAFFSNVSHEFRTPLTLMLGPVDDLLAHRHGTLAPQVTNQLEVINRNGARLLRLVNSLLDFSRIEAGRVQARYEATDLSALTADLASSFRSATESAGLQLAVDCPPLPEPVYMDRDMWEKIVLNLLSNAFKFTFEGAITVTVRHQAHTAELTVRDTGVGIPKDAIPRLFERFYRVEEMRSRTHEGSGIGLALVKELVKLHGGDIRAESELGRGSRFIVTIPLGTAHLPVHRLVRKTGPRPDQSAARHIVEEALRWLPAQEQDLVMPEHVGETAPATDTADAGADGAHAPRERAASHESPTRPRVLVVDDNADMRRYVAGLLSERYLVETAADGEVALTVAGRMRPDLILSDVMMPRLDGFALLEAVRADAALRMTPVILLSARAGEEACVGGLDRGADDYLIKPFSARELLARVAAHLDLAKIRKESADAVRQNEARFRAFITATSDVVYCMNADWSEMRYLDGKQFLANTERPRRDWLEAYLHPDDQPQVTAAINQAIRTKTMFSLIHRVIRVDGTLGWTVSRAVPMLGSNEDIVEWFGAARDITEEMQANLLLTEHKDLLERVAIKQPLYDCVSALTESVTRLHPTARAALLVADADGTAIGDCYSMHLPLSFTTALRGSPIAGLPIGTYTDKPITCPDVARQAHWPAGWRDLCLAHDIKACHSEPVFDEAGQPIASFFLCLTESRTPTTWERRLAEFGANLAGIVLERHRVDQALDQEIDGMRKLHGMGLRLAQNDERLVSLIEEVLRSTRELVKSDRCSAQLCDPDSGTVRVVASVGFDANPADPVSIAPDDHGLISAEVVRTHEQVIVEDISADPGCAALAQCLAPYGAGGVLCHPLLAMDDTVLGLLTMYWSAAHRPNERELRHLELYVQQAVRHIERQLAHDALRHSEDRLRVLTMQLEDRVQARTEDLLLSQDRLRALATELNLAEQRERQRLAAELHDHLQQLLVLGKMKLNQGMRRAEDLPQVAQCMKETETIFIEALSYTRSLVAELSPPVLREHGLAAGLSWLGDYMQKRGMMVTVEVPAHQHIMLAEEQGVLLFQSVRELLLNAAKHAGTQSAWVTMRMGQEDLVITVQDKGMGFDPVAVAGSSRPEPLKFGLFSIRERMKALDGTFEIRSAPGEGTTAMLTLPISVRSPAGAPLQPTQVPQDPVRRFRKQIRSSGSPALSGPIRILLVDDHPMVREGLRMMLENCPDFELVGEASNGREAVQLAASLKPEVILMDINMPIMDGIQATARIAEQNSDCHIIGLSVNAGRENQEAMINAGARALITKEVPTEQLYDAIRHTAWGSSPYRSPSQ, from the coding sequence ATGGACGTAGACCGTCGGCAGGACAAGGCTCCATTGGACTTTCTCGTCAGCGGGGGAGATATGGCCACCCGTATCGGGACCTATGAATGGTCGGCGCATCCATTAGGACTCCCGCACCAATGGCCCCACAGCCTCAAACTCGCCGTTCGGATTATGCTCACGTCTCGCTATGCCATGTGGATGGGGTGGGGATCAGAGTTCTACTTTTTCTGCAATGACGCGTATCTTCCGACGGTGGGAATCAAGGCGGATTGGGTCTTGGGCGCCTCCGCACGAAGGGTGTGGGCGGAGATTTGGGACGACATCGGGCCTCGCGCCGAGTCGGTCGTGCGGACCGGTTGCGCCACATGGGATCAGTCGCTTCCGCTGTTTCTGGAACGAAGCGGAATGGCGGAGGAGACGTATCACACGTTTTCCTATAGTCCGCTTCCGGATGATGACGGCGCGATCGGCGGCATGTTGTGTGTGGTCACCGAAGATACGGAACGCGTCATCGGTGAACGGCGGCTGACGTTGCTGCGCGAGCTGGCGGCTGACTTGACCGGCATCAATAGTGAGCGAGAACTATTTGCGGCCATCGAACATCGCCTGATCAGGGCCGGCCAGGATCTGCCCTTCACGGTCACCTATCTGCTGGATCCCAAGCAGGCGCAGGCCGATCTCGCGTGCTCCAGCGGGGTGATGGCGGGGGAGCCGACTGCACCAGACCGTCTTCCGCTCCATGTGGATGGGGCCTGGCCGATTGGGCAGCAAATGACCAACGGGGAGCCGGTGATCGTCGAGGACCTCGCGTCGCGTTTCACCTCCGTTCCGGCTGGTCCCTGGAATAAAGCTCCGCGGCAAGCCGTCGTGATTCCCTTGATGCAACAGGGCCAGGATCAACAGGCTGGTTGGTTGATCGCGGGGCTCAATCCGTATCGGCCGTTCGACCAGGCCTACCGGGGATTCCTCATGCTGCTCGCCGGGCAGGTCTCAGCCGGTCTCTCGAATGCGCGCAGTTATGAGCAGGAACGGCAGCGCGCCGAAGCATTGGCTGAATTGGACCGTGCCAAGACGGCGTTTTTCTCCAATGTCAGCCATGAATTCCGCACTCCGTTGACCCTCATGCTGGGCCCGGTCGATGATCTCCTCGCGCACCGCCACGGCACCCTGGCGCCACAAGTCACAAATCAATTGGAAGTCATCAATCGAAACGGCGCGCGGCTGTTGCGATTGGTCAACAGTCTGTTGGACTTTTCGCGGATCGAAGCGGGACGGGTGCAGGCGCGGTATGAGGCGACGGACCTGAGCGCCTTGACTGCGGACTTAGCCAGTTCCTTTCGATCGGCCACCGAGAGTGCGGGCCTTCAGCTGGCGGTCGATTGTCCTCCGCTTCCCGAGCCCGTCTACATGGATCGCGACATGTGGGAGAAAATTGTCCTGAATCTCCTGTCCAACGCCTTCAAATTTACCTTCGAAGGCGCCATCACCGTGACGGTGCGCCACCAAGCGCACACGGCGGAGTTGACGGTGCGCGACACCGGGGTGGGCATTCCGAAGGACGCGATCCCGCGGCTGTTCGAGCGGTTTTACCGGGTGGAGGAGATGCGAAGCCGCACGCATGAAGGCAGCGGGATCGGGCTCGCGCTGGTGAAGGAGTTGGTGAAGCTCCATGGCGGCGACATTCGGGCGGAAAGTGAACTCGGTCGAGGCAGCCGGTTCATCGTGACCATCCCGCTTGGGACTGCTCACTTGCCGGTACATCGTCTCGTCCGAAAAACCGGCCCCCGTCCGGACCAGTCCGCCGCCAGGCACATCGTTGAGGAAGCCCTCCGATGGTTGCCAGCGCAAGAGCAGGACCTGGTGATGCCGGAACACGTTGGTGAGACGGCGCCGGCTACCGACACGGCGGATGCAGGCGCAGACGGAGCTCATGCCCCCCGCGAACGTGCCGCATCACATGAGTCTCCAACACGGCCGCGCGTGCTGGTGGTGGACGACAATGCCGACATGCGCCGATATGTCGCCGGCTTGCTCAGTGAGCGCTACCTCGTGGAGACGGCGGCGGATGGGGAGGTGGCATTGACTGTTGCCGGGCGCATGCGGCCGGATCTCATTTTGAGCGATGTCATGATGCCTCGCTTGGACGGATTTGCTCTCTTGGAAGCCGTGCGCGCCGATGCGGCCTTGCGCATGACGCCAGTGATTCTGCTGTCAGCCAGGGCCGGTGAAGAAGCCTGCGTGGGAGGATTGGACCGAGGCGCTGATGACTATTTAATTAAACCGTTCAGCGCCAGAGAATTGCTCGCGAGAGTCGCCGCGCATCTCGATCTGGCGAAGATCCGAAAAGAGTCGGCGGACGCGGTCAGGCAGAACGAGGCGCGGTTCCGAGCATTTATCACGGCGACCTCGGATGTCGTTTATTGCATGAATGCGGACTGGAGCGAGATGCGGTATTTGGACGGCAAGCAGTTTCTCGCCAACACTGAGCGTCCACGCCGCGATTGGCTCGAGGCCTATCTCCATCCAGATGATCAACCACAGGTGACGGCGGCAATCAACCAGGCGATTCGAACCAAAACGATGTTTTCCTTGATCCATCGTGTCATTCGCGTCGACGGCACGTTGGGTTGGACCGTGTCCCGCGCCGTGCCCATGCTGGGCTCGAACGAGGACATCGTGGAATGGTTTGGTGCCGCACGTGATATCACTGAGGAGATGCAGGCCAATCTCCTGTTGACCGAACACAAAGACTTGCTCGAGCGAGTCGCGATCAAACAGCCGCTCTACGACTGTGTGTCGGCATTGACCGAATCCGTGACCCGTCTCCATCCGACCGCGCGGGCGGCGTTGCTGGTGGCTGATGCCGACGGGACCGCGATCGGGGACTGTTACTCTATGCACCTGCCGCTATCGTTTACGACGGCGCTCCGCGGCTCGCCGATCGCCGGCCTGCCGATTGGAACCTACACGGACAAGCCGATCACGTGTCCCGACGTGGCGCGCCAGGCCCACTGGCCTGCCGGCTGGCGCGATCTCTGTCTCGCCCATGACATCAAGGCCTGCCACTCGGAACCAGTGTTTGACGAGGCGGGGCAGCCGATTGCCTCTTTTTTTCTTTGCCTGACGGAGTCACGCACCCCGACGACCTGGGAGCGGCGCTTGGCGGAGTTCGGCGCGAACTTGGCCGGCATCGTGTTGGAACGGCACCGCGTCGACCAGGCGCTTGATCAAGAAATCGATGGCATGCGGAAGCTGCATGGCATGGGCCTTCGGTTGGCGCAGAATGATGAACGGCTGGTCTCGCTGATCGAGGAGGTGTTGCGCTCGACCCGGGAGTTGGTCAAGAGCGATCGCTGCAGTGCGCAATTGTGCGATCCTGACAGCGGAACGGTTCGGGTCGTGGCTTCCGTCGGATTTGACGCAAACCCAGCCGATCCCGTTTCGATTGCGCCGGACGACCATGGCCTCATCAGCGCCGAGGTAGTACGCACCCATGAGCAGGTGATCGTGGAGGACATTTCCGCCGACCCCGGCTGCGCCGCGTTGGCGCAATGTCTGGCGCCATACGGGGCCGGCGGTGTCCTGTGCCACCCGCTGCTGGCCATGGACGATACCGTCTTGGGACTCCTCACGATGTATTGGTCCGCTGCTCACCGTCCTAACGAGCGCGAGCTGCGGCACTTGGAGTTGTATGTGCAGCAAGCCGTTCGGCACATCGAACGGCAACTGGCGCACGATGCGCTGCGCCACAGCGAAGATCGACTGCGCGTGCTGACCATGCAATTGGAAGATCGGGTCCAGGCGCGGACGGAAGATTTGCTCCTCTCGCAAGATCGCTTGCGCGCATTGGCCACCGAACTCAACTTGGCCGAACAGCGTGAGCGCCAACGTCTGGCTGCCGAACTCCACGACCACTTGCAACAATTGTTGGTGCTGGGAAAGATGAAACTGAATCAAGGCATGCGGCGCGCCGAGGACCTGCCGCAGGTCGCCCAGTGTATGAAGGAGACAGAGACTATTTTCATCGAAGCCTTGAGCTATACGCGCAGCCTCGTCGCCGAATTGAGCCCGCCGGTCTTGCGCGAGCACGGCCTAGCGGCGGGACTGTCCTGGCTGGGCGACTATATGCAGAAGCGCGGCATGATGGTGACGGTGGAGGTGCCGGCACACCAACACATCATGCTGGCCGAAGAACAAGGCGTCCTGCTCTTCCAATCCGTCCGCGAATTATTGCTGAACGCGGCGAAACATGCCGGGACGCAGTCGGCCTGGGTCACCATGAGGATGGGACAGGAGGACCTGGTTATCACCGTGCAAGACAAGGGCATGGGTTTTGACCCTGTAGCCGTCGCGGGATCCTCCCGGCCGGAGCCGTTGAAATTCGGCCTCTTCAGCATTCGTGAACGCATGAAGGCGCTTGATGGAACGTTCGAGATCCGTTCGGCTCCCGGCGAAGGCACGACGGCGATGTTGACGCTGCCCATCTCCGTGCGGTCGCCTGCCGGTGCTCCCCTGCAGCCCACGCAGGTCCCACAGGATCCGGTCCGGCGGTTTCGAAAACAGATCAGATCCTCCGGCTCGCCGGCCCTGTCCGGCCCGATTCGTATCCTGCTCGTGGACGATCATCCCATGGTGCGCGAAGGTTTGCGGATGATGCTGGAGAATTGCCCGGACTTCGAACTGGTCGGGGAGGCGAGCAATGGGCGGGAGGCGGTACAACTGGCGGCCTCCCTTAAGCCCGAGGTCATCCTGATGGATATCAACATGCCGATCATGGATGGGATCCAGGCCACCGCGCGCATCGCCGAACAGAACAGCGATTGTCATATCATCGGGCTGTCGGTGAACGCAGGTCGGGAAAATCAGGAGGCAATGATCAACGCCGGTGCCCGTGCATTAATCACGAAGGAAGTGCCCACCGAGCAACTCTATGACGCGATTCGGCACACGGCATGGGGGAGCTCTCCCTACAGATCTCCTTCCCAGTGA
- a CDS encoding Slp family lipoprotein: MNRLVGLALSIVLCSLLLDGCASYQVVPEELQGRVNHALTIEQVRDRPDLHQGQIVAWGGTVRSVSRVGDAIHVEFTYLPLDPTLRPLPDPAAAKGGFIGIDAAHHITQPERLEPGALVTVLGEVWRPMQGGAPPTLRIRDLTLWDRYLKATPYPPGSPFKGSRPFVFWEGQRVAAE; the protein is encoded by the coding sequence GTGAATCGCCTTGTCGGACTCGCGCTGAGTATTGTGCTCTGTTCCCTGCTGCTCGACGGTTGTGCCTCTTATCAGGTTGTGCCGGAGGAACTGCAGGGCAGGGTCAATCACGCGTTGACCATTGAGCAAGTTCGCGATCGCCCAGACCTCCATCAGGGCCAGATCGTGGCCTGGGGAGGAACGGTGCGGAGCGTGAGCCGAGTGGGAGATGCGATTCATGTGGAGTTCACGTACCTGCCGCTGGATCCCACTCTTCGCCCGCTGCCTGACCCCGCTGCAGCCAAAGGTGGCTTCATCGGGATCGATGCGGCACACCACATCACCCAACCGGAACGCCTGGAGCCGGGCGCGTTGGTCACCGTGCTGGGTGAAGTATGGCGGCCGATGCAGGGGGGTGCGCCGCCAACCCTGCGTATCCGGGACCTGACGTTGTGGGATCGCTATCTGAAGGCCACGCCCTATCCGCCCGGTTCCCCGTTCAAAGGCAGCAGACCCTTTGTGTTTTGGGAAGGACAGCGGGTGGCGGCAGAGTAG
- a CDS encoding septal ring lytic transglycosylase RlpA family protein — protein MGVVERGQASWYGPGFHGNRTANGEVYDMHKLTAAHRTLPLGSVVVVRSLTTGRQVTVRINDRGPFARGRILDLSLAGAQSVGMVGSGTDDIELRVISYEGSAGGMGVLRLQVGSFADPANAQALVERLRAGYPGTKAVAVELPEGRRYRVYAGQFQTEIAAEQAARQLRRALDTDPLIVRDDRAGTP, from the coding sequence GTGGGCGTTGTCGAACGTGGACAGGCCTCGTGGTACGGCCCCGGCTTTCACGGCAATCGCACGGCAAACGGGGAAGTGTACGACATGCACAAACTCACGGCAGCGCATCGGACGTTGCCGCTGGGATCGGTGGTGGTTGTGCGGTCGCTGACGACCGGCCGGCAGGTCACGGTCCGCATCAATGATCGCGGCCCCTTTGCGCGTGGACGCATACTCGACCTCTCTCTGGCCGGCGCGCAGTCGGTGGGCATGGTCGGGAGCGGGACTGATGACATTGAACTGCGCGTCATCAGCTATGAGGGATCGGCAGGAGGGATGGGCGTCCTGCGTCTGCAAGTCGGTTCTTTTGCTGATCCCGCCAATGCTCAAGCTCTGGTGGAACGGTTGCGCGCAGGTTACCCCGGCACGAAGGCGGTAGCGGTGGAGCTGCCTGAAGGACGACGGTATCGAGTATACGCCGGGCAGTTTCAGACCGAAATCGCCGCTGAGCAGGCTGCCAGGCAGTTGAGGCGGGCACTCGATACTGATCCGTTGATCGTGCGTGATGACCGCGCGGGGACTCCGTAG
- a CDS encoding hemerythrin domain-containing protein, translating into MPKRAMAPKKDTTMARTSDALQLLKQDHQAVLYLLDACIAAPSEGRAALAQQIFRELEIHTALEEELFYPALEREISASASGEAGHHALNGTTLFVDGDDLDGNAEGEDALDPDDVPDEEGEDIVATAYEDHRAVTHMIQRLNTMDPVGEEFQGMMAELQHMVRYHIEEEEEVIFPEARLTLDLLLLGQQMLERKQELLASR; encoded by the coding sequence ATGCCGAAACGCGCAATGGCTCCCAAGAAAGACACGACCATGGCCCGCACATCGGATGCGCTCCAGTTGCTGAAGCAGGACCACCAGGCGGTGTTGTACCTCCTGGACGCCTGCATCGCCGCGCCTTCTGAGGGCCGAGCCGCCTTGGCCCAACAAATCTTCCGCGAATTGGAGATTCATACGGCGCTGGAAGAAGAACTGTTTTACCCGGCCCTCGAACGGGAGATCAGCGCCTCGGCCTCAGGCGAAGCCGGTCACCACGCACTCAACGGCACGACGCTGTTCGTCGATGGCGACGACCTGGATGGGAACGCCGAAGGAGAGGACGCCCTCGACCCGGACGACGTGCCCGATGAAGAAGGTGAGGACATTGTTGCGACGGCCTACGAAGATCATCGCGCGGTCACACACATGATCCAACGGCTCAACACCATGGATCCAGTCGGGGAAGAGTTCCAAGGGATGATGGCCGAGCTGCAACATATGGTGCGCTACCATATCGAAGAGGAAGAAGAAGTCATCTTTCCTGAGGCGCGATTGACGCTGGATCTCCTGTTGCTCGGCCAGCAGATGCTGGAGCGCAAACAGGAACTTCTGGCGTCGAGGTGA